One genomic region from Candida albicans SC5314 chromosome 6, complete sequence encodes:
- the SEC5 gene encoding exocyst subunit (Predicted exocyst component; ortholog of S. cerevisiae Sec5p; merged with orf19.75 in Assembly 21), producing MFDLNASDEELKSKYGLRNMHPTDIGDVTYFDTPIPEDLSDLTPQQQYELLIKLVDLNQPSPSQAGDANILLDLIIKQDTSKSQAIRDSKKSLSQFEHQVHKYNEDLKKIIESNSIHFINTKWKIDNAMIDFMKSKTKAQQDRASSRVFNPQRRNLTNKEGLTAELEDNINSLQANTSSMIQPIIESKAKEDKVVKMIEFTKANQNFFDLPNSLVHSLSLNNNEKFIDDYNRYIHDKDRFLSVLNNRYRDQVLKLTHDNINGKNDQALRTIEDDRKLQLTLISKVFKEIDTIAHNYRNKIYQEFLSLDHEASKTQSTSKFMSLVDNLSRLNLDDKMKNPIADFLTKQIEAIDKDFEYQVEKFDSKFLLMQNKLIDYIGSLNPERREGSHINYINEKYDTYKDEINSATINGENKLMIIKEAFESNDSLDLSLINEAWLVLFNFINYLDNMVLSNLLKFLNNYVHYIKLGIDSQGKIRDSAIELINKVVVIMMALFDDENNNNNNNNNNKEKNNSNPLESSPKNYKQFVPYYTNSLSTIYHLTKINRIVNKIINNFGNFVGTIGNISQYSETNKVMKSLKNSSTKINQKILEAICATWVNDCSQFYELEDWTLDKQNNKHNNNNNKNKNNNNNSGNAKCTKLMNVIQCYQLYVLLKISNLVIHDQSSDYNVVAVYPSKRMLVSIEIQFMRSLNIIVDSMMKKYNLDRQISQQSSNNMDDSNAKNLQVFKILTMNNFDKLSRIIYPELLLQFDKFFDKDLSKQNLKLFADIDKASLTIIDDILNIEKLYIAQTVNKFFHTTTGAKAKAKAKAKGTNISYTSPQVLKVDGFVYEILIHFVKLINKIKPLTNEEVFVTIINELQLNLLKNILDNTRQILLKSSLAYVNLKLDANFILLVFEKSKLLQLNDSSYKILQILLNEIDNKNNELFNDKNQQFNYSKKDFDEILQLNMQDSANEFSCF from the coding sequence tggatttaattattaaacaaGACACATCTAAATCTCAAGCCATACGAGATTCCAAGAAATCTTTATCTCAATTTGAACATCAAGTTCATAAATATAatgaagatttgaaaaaaataattgaatctAATTCTATACATTTTATTAATACTAAATGGAAAATCGATAATGCCATGATTGATTTTATGAAACTGAAAACTAAAGCTCAACAAGATCGTGCTAGTAGTAGAGTGTTTAATCCCCAAAGACGAAATTTAACTAATAAAGAAGGACTTACAGCTGAACTTGaagataatattaataGTTTACAAGCCAATACATCATCAATGATTCAACCTATTATTGAAAGTAAAGCTAAAGAAGATAAAGTTGTTAAAATGATTGAATTCACTAAAGccaatcaaaatttttttgatttaccCAATAGTTTAGTTCATTCATTATCacttaataataatgaaaaattcattgatgATTATAATCGATATATTCATGATAAAGATCGATTTTTAAGTGTACTTAATAATAGATATCGAGATCaagttttaaaattgaCTCATGATAATATCAATGGTAAAAATGACCAAGCACTTCGAACCATAGAAGATGATCGGAAATTACAATTAACATTAATTCTGaaagttttcaaagaaattgatacTATAGCTCATAATTATAGgaataaaatttatcaagaatttttatcattagaTCATGAAGCTAGTAAAACTCaatcaacatcaaaatTTATGTCATTAGTAGATAATTTATCACGATTAAATCTTGAtgataaaatgaaaaatccTATTGCTGATTTTTTGactaaacaaattgaagccattgataaagattttgaatatcaagtggaaaaatttgatagtAAATTTTTACTTAtgcaaaataaattaattgattatattggTTCATTAAATCCCGAAAGAAGAGAAGGTTCAcatatcaattatattaatgaaaaatatgatacttataaagatgaaatcaattctgCTACTATAAATggagaaaacaaattaatgattattAAAGAAGCATTTGAAAGTAATGATTCATTAGATTTAAGTCTTATTAATGAAGCATGGttagtattatttaattttataaattatttggataatatggttttatcaaatcttttaaaatttcttAATAATTATGTTCATTATATTAAATTGGGGATAGACAGTCAGGGGAAAATCAGAGATTCAGccattgaattgattaataaagTTGTTGTAATCATGATGGctttatttgatgatgaaaataataataataataataataataataataaagaaaagaataattcTAATCCATTGGAAAGTTCACctaaaaattataaacaatttgttCCTTATTATACAAATTCTTTATCAACTATATATCATTtaacaaaaatcaatcgtattgttaataaaattatcaataattttggGAATTTTGTTGGTACAATAGGTAATATTAGTCAATATTCTGAAACTAATAAAGTGATGaaaagtttgaaaaattcatcgacaaaaatcaatcaaaaaattcttgaagCAATATGTGCCACCTGGGTTAATGATTGTTCACAATTTTATGAATTAGAAGATTGGACTTtagataaacaaaataacaaacataataacaacaacaataagaataagaataataataataatagtggTAATGCTAAATGTACTAAATTAATGAATGTCATTCAAtgttatcaattatatGTTTTGTTGAAGATTTCTAATTTAGTAATTCATGATCAATCATCGGATTATAATGTTGTTGCCGTTTATCCTAGTAAAAGAATGTTAGTTTCTattgaaattcaatttatgaGAAGTttaaatattattgttgattctatgatgaagaaatataatttagATCGTCAAATTAGTCAACAATCTTCAAACAATATGGATGATTCTAATGCTAAAAATTTacaagttttcaaaattttgacaatgaataattttgataaattatcaagaataatttatccggaattattattacaatttgataaatttttcgATAAAGATTTActgaaacaaaatttgaaattatttgctgatattgataaagcAAGTTTAACcataattgatgatattttaaatattgaaaaattatatattgCTCAAACtgtcaataaatttttccatACCACCACTGGTGCCAAAGCCAAAGCCAAAGCCAAAGCCAAAGGAACTAATATTAGTTATACTTCACCACAAGTTTTAAAAGTTGATGGATTTGTTTATGAGattttaattcattttgttAAACTTATCAATAAGATCAAACCATTAACTAATGAAGAAGTATTTGTcacaattattaatgaattacaattgaatttattgaaaaatattcttgATAATACTCGTCAAATACTTTTAAAACTGTCATTAGCTTATgttaatttaaaattagatgcaaattttattttacttgtatttgaaaaatcaaaacttttacaattaaatgattcaagttataaaattttacaaattttattaaatgaaattgataataaaaataatgaattatttaatgataaaaatcaacaatttaattattctaaaaaagattttgatgaaattttacAATTAAATATGCAAGATTCTGCCAATGAATTTAGTTGCTTCTAG